A window of the Ardenticatenales bacterium genome harbors these coding sequences:
- a CDS encoding VCBS repeat-containing protein, whose product MKGKMIFPFFLLIFCLLAVRTHASTAAPPPASPETISYVESSAGLGVPVMESGRTELEFGDVNGDGHPDLLSIGDHGSPFINTGEHGIMVWFGDGAGAWSVFQYGDFGYGGLAVGDVNNDGDLDVGYGMHHNYSGTDLGDQILEVALGDGTGQNWMAWDDGLATNGETWGMFGTDFADVDNDGDLDLASASFGCCAGVHVYLNQGDGTWTQSFGYLGGNSDMDMTFGDVNGDGLADFATANQNGTVYVGDGSGGFTPADGNLPPGGALGRTGIDLGDVNGDGGDELSFCNGSGGIEVWGMVAEGVWQSLSSGLPASAWCEATQLQDMNVDGFVDVAAAGEGHVGVWLGNNAGTWIPVATFTLPTPGYIEAFRVGPDADHNGYPDIALISDEGNWPNDRNHPHFFKEASVPAALTISPLSPRPGATLRAGAVHFIDWVSAVPAQAASSVTLELSLNGPNGPWTPIAADLPNNGRAQWRLPPDLPATDNAYVRYTVTTAGGSASGTTPAPFTIIGAPVTDTMHIYGIWLAGRTLPNGAIAFSLVRVNDADGGPVAGAAVSVALTTPTGQVRHKQALTAANGFAWFYVWSASGGAWTTCVEDVSQPAYVYDPNQNNETCDTLVFP is encoded by the coding sequence ATGAAAGGCAAGATGATTTTCCCGTTCTTCCTACTCATTTTTTGTTTGTTGGCGGTGCGTACCCATGCTTCCACGGCGGCGCCTCCGCCTGCCTCCCCAGAAACGATCAGCTATGTGGAGTCGTCGGCGGGGCTGGGCGTGCCCGTGATGGAGTCGGGGCGCACGGAACTGGAATTTGGCGACGTGAACGGCGACGGACACCCGGACCTGCTCTCCATTGGCGACCACGGTTCCCCCTTCATCAACACGGGCGAGCATGGCATCATGGTCTGGTTTGGCGATGGCGCGGGCGCGTGGTCGGTGTTCCAATATGGCGACTTCGGCTATGGCGGCCTGGCTGTGGGCGACGTGAACAATGATGGCGACCTGGATGTGGGGTATGGGATGCACCACAACTATTCAGGCACGGATCTGGGCGACCAGATTCTGGAGGTGGCCCTGGGGGATGGCACGGGCCAGAACTGGATGGCTTGGGATGATGGCCTGGCGACGAATGGGGAGACGTGGGGGATGTTCGGTACCGATTTTGCCGACGTGGATAACGATGGCGACCTGGACCTGGCTTCCGCTTCGTTTGGCTGCTGCGCCGGCGTGCATGTCTATTTGAACCAGGGGGATGGGACGTGGACGCAGAGTTTTGGCTATCTGGGTGGCAATTCGGACATGGACATGACGTTTGGGGATGTCAATGGGGATGGGCTGGCCGATTTCGCCACGGCGAACCAGAATGGGACGGTGTATGTGGGGGATGGGAGCGGTGGATTCACGCCGGCAGATGGGAATTTGCCGCCGGGTGGTGCGTTGGGGCGTACGGGGATTGATCTGGGGGATGTGAATGGGGATGGGGGAGATGAGTTGTCGTTTTGTAATGGAAGCGGTGGCATTGAGGTGTGGGGGATGGTGGCGGAGGGGGTGTGGCAGTCGTTGTCGAGTGGATTGCCGGCATCTGCCTGGTGTGAAGCGACGCAGTTGCAGGACATGAACGTGGACGGCTTCGTCGATGTGGCGGCAGCCGGTGAGGGGCATGTGGGTGTGTGGTTGGGGAATAATGCCGGCACTTGGATCCCCGTCGCCACCTTCACCCTCCCCACGCCCGGCTACATCGAAGCCTTCCGCGTTGGTCCCGACGCCGACCACAACGGCTACCCCGACATCGCCCTCATTTCCGACGAAGGCAACTGGCCCAACGACCGCAACCATCCCCACTTCTTCAAAGAAGCCTCCGTTCCCGCCGCACTCACCATCTCCCCCCTATCACCGCGACCGGGAGCCACCCTGCGCGCCGGCGCGGTCCACTTTATTGATTGGGTCAGCGCCGTGCCCGCCCAGGCCGCCTCCAGCGTCACATTGGAACTATCCCTCAACGGCCCCAACGGTCCCTGGACGCCCATCGCCGCCGACCTGCCCAACAACGGGCGGGCGCAGTGGCGGCTGCCTCCCGACCTGCCCGCAACGGACAATGCCTACGTGCGCTACACCGTCACCACCGCCGGCGGCAGCGCCAGCGGCACGACACCTGCGCCCTTCACCATCATTGGCGCGCCCGTCACGGACACGATGCACATTTATGGCATCTGGCTGGCCGGGCGGACGCTGCCCAATGGCGCCATCGCCTTCTCCCTGGTGCGCGTGAATGATGCCGACGGCGGCCCCGTAGCCGGCGCCGCCGTTTCCGTGGCCCTCACCACGCCCACGGGGCAGGTGCGACACAAGCAGGCCCTCACCGCCGCCAATGGCTTCGCCTGGTTCTACGTCTGGTCCGCCAGCGGGGGCGCGTGGACCACCTGCGTCGAGGATGTGAGCCAGCCCGCTTACGTTTACGATCCCAACCAAAACAACGAGACGTGCGATACGCTCGTTTTTCCATGA
- a CDS encoding ATP-binding protein produces the protein MKEIRQLILPDTYEDLVKELGNDYAQMSQFVVPVEEAEKSLALIAQTIKNSGKIVLLFGLPGVGKSTFVLSLTWRKHLPISDIIEIDANNFFGGQAKPLHLLYQKLQKIIQQQIKSQKPDTIPTIVINYLENLAGQEQEDIRAFFRNVNGLLRKNPVLIIWPVTEKEDAEKLLELASAVSGTVFSQEPILEFMGPQIKEFPRIAKDTISTLNPGFSFDDFLLNDDELRVIADRLKRENISRRTIRHYLQAVKVEWQQKSGELEQIIGRIPKPTEVWIIVCYPDAESIVSQFARKSPYAPDDAWDADYRRLSEYVSGNAQRSADWNPRRLQFALRGAFRTKIMFLPTNAVVSCVAAHGVHYRVDLELLTKIWANTIENWKKPVIAKRFLGSSPLVRQLKGEPAKLGKRRSGASAQSIKNAETPFMEINHFTQNTSDQPINHCLAQGLRESLEWSESDIVAECAHPFLEGIRPDILIKHDPSKIICVEMFYTVNKTPSTLANYVLSKMDRYMKQLDLYSLQPRLFVEDL, from the coding sequence ATGAAAGAGATAAGGCAGCTTATATTACCTGATACTTACGAAGATTTAGTCAAGGAACTTGGCAATGATTATGCACAAATGTCACAATTTGTAGTCCCCGTGGAAGAAGCCGAGAAAAGCCTTGCTCTTATTGCTCAAACTATCAAAAACTCGGGGAAAATTGTCTTGCTTTTTGGTTTACCAGGTGTAGGTAAATCCACATTCGTTCTTTCCTTAACGTGGCGAAAACACTTGCCAATTTCTGACATCATTGAAATTGATGCTAATAATTTTTTTGGGGGGCAGGCTAAACCGCTCCACTTACTTTACCAGAAGTTACAGAAAATAATTCAACAACAAATTAAGTCTCAAAAGCCCGACACTATTCCCACGATTGTGATCAACTATCTTGAAAATCTTGCAGGTCAAGAACAGGAAGATATTCGTGCATTCTTCAGAAATGTAAATGGGTTATTGCGGAAGAATCCGGTCTTGATCATTTGGCCTGTAACTGAGAAAGAAGATGCGGAGAAATTGCTAGAATTGGCATCTGCTGTATCGGGTACAGTTTTTTCACAAGAACCAATTCTAGAATTTATGGGACCTCAAATAAAGGAGTTCCCTCGGATTGCTAAAGATACTATTTCCACCCTGAATCCAGGCTTTTCGTTTGATGATTTTCTTTTGAACGATGACGAATTGCGGGTGATCGCAGACAGGTTGAAACGTGAAAACATTTCAAGAAGAACTATAAGGCATTATCTTCAAGCTGTTAAAGTGGAATGGCAACAAAAAAGTGGTGAACTAGAACAAATCATCGGAAGGATTCCAAAACCTACAGAGGTTTGGATTATAGTTTGTTATCCAGATGCTGAATCAATTGTCAGTCAATTTGCCCGTAAATCACCTTACGCGCCCGATGATGCTTGGGATGCTGATTACAGACGGCTTTCGGAATACGTGTCTGGCAATGCTCAACGATCTGCCGATTGGAATCCAAGGCGGCTACAATTTGCCCTTCGGGGTGCATTTCGAACCAAGATAATGTTCTTACCAACAAATGCTGTGGTATCTTGCGTAGCTGCCCATGGCGTACATTATCGTGTAGACTTAGAATTGTTAACCAAAATATGGGCGAACACAATTGAAAACTGGAAGAAGCCTGTAATTGCAAAGCGATTTTTGGGATCTTCGCCACTAGTCAGGCAGTTAAAGGGGGAACCAGCAAAATTAGGAAAGCGGCGAAGTGGTGCATCTGCTCAATCTATCAAAAATGCTGAAACGCCATTTATGGAGATTAATCATTTCACCCAAAATACAAGCGACCAGCCAATTAACCATTGTTTAGCGCAAGGATTGAGAGAAAGTTTGGAGTGGAGTGAATCGGATATAGTTGCAGAATGTGCACACCCGTTTTTGGAAGGTATACGACCTGACATCTTGATTAAACATGATCCGTCAAAAATCATTTGTGTTGAAATGTTTTATACTGTGAACAAAACCCCTTCCACTTTAGCCAATTATGTCTTAAGCAAAATGGACCGGTATATGAAGCAACTTGACCTTTACAGTTTGCAGCCGCGTCTTTTTGTTGAAGATTTGTAA
- a CDS encoding BrnT family toxin, translated as MKFQFDPAKAKSNFQKHKVSFADAEGVFYDPLAIHQEDPYSEQEDRWIAIGLGSANQILVVVYTFRNDDIRLISVRRATRREVKDYEE; from the coding sequence ATGAAATTTCAATTCGACCCCGCAAAAGCCAAGAGCAATTTCCAAAAGCACAAGGTATCATTTGCTGATGCGGAAGGTGTTTTCTACGATCCATTAGCGATACATCAGGAAGACCCATATTCTGAGCAGGAAGACAGGTGGATAGCCATAGGTTTGGGAAGCGCAAACCAGATTCTTGTTGTCGTTTACACTTTTCGCAATGATGACATCAGGCTAATATCAGTTCGACGGGCAACACGTCGTGAGGTGAAAGACTATGAAGAATGA